A region from the Afifella aestuarii genome encodes:
- a CDS encoding MFS transporter has product MTSVTASRSGSGGTAFAVLGAASFCHLLNDMMQSLVIAAYPIFKSEFDLSFAQLGLLTLTYQATASMLQPLVGLYTDRRPQPYSLPVGMSSTLCGLLALAFASSYPGLLVGSALLGIGSSIFHPELSRLARLASGGAHGLAQSIFQVGGNAGASLGPIVVAFFVLPRGQESIAWFALVALCGIIVLTRLGGWYKRHVERRPVARRGSGEESGLGRREIARALMLLFGLILSKYFYLASFTSYYVFYLMHRFGLPQGEAQLYLFVFLASVAAGTLIGGPVGDRIGRKAVIWTSIAGVLPFTLVLPYVGLPATAALSVLIGLILSSAFSAIVVYAQELMPGRVGMVSGLFFGLAFGMGGIGAALVGVLADWTSIEFVYKICAFLPAMGFLAAFLPDAEGRRRARLEARLSSNASER; this is encoded by the coding sequence ATGACCTCCGTCACTGCCTCCCGTTCCGGTTCCGGCGGTACCGCCTTTGCGGTGCTGGGCGCGGCGAGCTTCTGCCATCTTCTCAATGACATGATGCAGTCGCTGGTGATTGCGGCCTATCCGATCTTCAAGTCGGAGTTCGATTTGAGCTTTGCGCAGCTCGGCCTTTTGACGCTCACCTATCAGGCGACCGCTTCGATGCTGCAGCCGCTCGTCGGTCTCTATACCGATCGCCGGCCGCAGCCTTATTCGCTACCTGTCGGGATGAGCTCCACGTTGTGCGGGCTCCTCGCGCTCGCATTCGCGTCGAGCTATCCGGGCCTTCTCGTCGGCAGCGCGCTTCTCGGCATCGGCTCCTCGATCTTTCATCCGGAATTGTCGCGCCTGGCGCGTCTCGCCTCCGGCGGTGCACACGGGCTCGCACAGTCGATCTTCCAGGTCGGTGGGAATGCCGGCGCCTCGCTCGGTCCCATCGTCGTCGCGTTTTTCGTTCTGCCGCGCGGCCAGGAGAGCATCGCCTGGTTTGCGCTCGTGGCGCTGTGCGGGATCATCGTGCTGACGCGGCTCGGCGGCTGGTACAAGCGTCATGTCGAGCGCCGACCGGTGGCGCGGCGGGGCAGTGGCGAAGAGAGCGGGCTCGGCCGTCGCGAGATTGCGCGTGCGCTGATGCTCCTCTTCGGTCTGATCCTCTCGAAGTATTTCTATCTCGCGAGCTTCACGAGCTATTACGTCTTCTACCTGATGCATCGCTTCGGGTTGCCGCAGGGCGAGGCGCAGCTCTACCTGTTCGTGTTCCTCGCGTCTGTGGCGGCGGGCACGTTGATTGGCGGGCCGGTGGGCGACCGCATCGGGCGCAAGGCGGTGATCTGGACATCGATTGCCGGTGTTCTGCCCTTTACGCTCGTTCTGCCCTATGTCGGGCTTCCCGCGACCGCCGCCCTCAGCGTTTTGATCGGCCTCATTCTCTCTTCGGCCTTCTCTGCGATCGTCGTCTATGCGCAAGAATTGATGCCCGGGCGTGTCGGGATGGTCTCCGGGCTCTTTTTCGGCCTCGCCTTCGGTATGGGCGGTATTGGCGCGGCACTCGTCGGCGTTCTCGCCGATTGGACGAGCATCGAGTTCGTCTACAAGATCTGCGCCTTCCTGCCGGCGATGGGCTTTCTTGCTGCCTTCCTGCCAGACGCGGAAGGACGGCGCCGGGCGCGTCTGGAAGCCCGCCTCTCGTCCAACGCGTCAGAGCGCTGA
- a CDS encoding NADP-dependent isocitrate dehydrogenase, protein MAKIKVENPVVELDGDEMTRIIWHYIKEKLIHPYLDLDLQYYDLGIENRDATEDQVTVDAAEAIKKVGVGVKCATITPDEARVEEFGLKKMWRSPNGTIRNILGGVVFREPIICSNVPRLVPGWTKPIVIGRHAFGDQYKATDFVVPGAGKLTMRWESTDGSDSKEYEVFDFPDGGVAMGMYNLDESIRDFARASLNYGLMRGYSVYLSTKNTILKAYDGRFKDLFQEIYEAEFKEKYEARQITYEHRLIDDMVAAALKWSGGFVWAAKNYDGDVQSDTVAQGFGSLGLMTSVLMTPDGNTVEAEAAHGTVTRHFRLHQQGRETSTNSTASIFAWSRGLAHRAKLDDNKELKHFADTLERTVVNTIESGAMTKDLALLVGPDQPWLSTTGFLDKIDTNLQKAMG, encoded by the coding sequence ATGGCGAAGATCAAGGTGGAGAACCCCGTCGTCGAACTCGACGGCGACGAGATGACACGGATCATCTGGCACTACATCAAGGAAAAGCTCATCCACCCCTATCTCGACCTCGATCTCCAGTACTACGATCTCGGTATCGAGAACCGTGATGCCACCGAGGATCAGGTGACGGTGGATGCGGCCGAGGCGATCAAGAAGGTCGGGGTTGGCGTCAAATGCGCCACGATCACGCCGGATGAGGCCCGCGTCGAAGAATTTGGCCTCAAAAAGATGTGGCGCTCCCCGAACGGTACGATTCGCAACATTCTGGGCGGCGTCGTCTTCCGTGAGCCGATCATCTGCTCGAACGTGCCGCGGCTCGTCCCCGGCTGGACGAAGCCGATCGTCATCGGCCGCCACGCTTTCGGCGACCAGTACAAGGCGACGGATTTCGTCGTCCCGGGTGCCGGCAAGCTGACGATGCGCTGGGAATCGACGGATGGCTCGGATTCCAAGGAATACGAAGTGTTCGATTTCCCCGACGGCGGCGTCGCCATGGGCATGTACAACCTCGACGAATCGATCCGCGACTTCGCCCGCGCCTCCCTCAACTATGGTCTGATGCGCGGCTACTCGGTCTATCTTTCGACCAAGAACACGATCCTCAAGGCCTATGACGGCCGCTTCAAGGACCTCTTCCAAGAGATCTACGAGGCCGAGTTCAAGGAGAAATACGAGGCGCGCCAGATCACCTACGAGCACCGGCTGATCGACGACATGGTCGCGGCGGCGCTGAAATGGTCGGGCGGCTTCGTCTGGGCGGCAAAGAACTACGACGGCGACGTGCAGTCCGATACCGTCGCGCAGGGCTTCGGCTCCCTCGGCCTGATGACCTCGGTGCTGATGACGCCGGATGGCAACACGGTCGAAGCGGAGGCCGCGCACGGCACCGTCACCCGGCACTTCCGTCTGCACCAGCAGGGCCGAGAGACGTCGACCAATTCGACCGCCTCGATCTTCGCCTGGAGCCGCGGTCTCGCGCACCGCGCCAAGCTCGACGACAACAAGGAACTGAAGCACTTCGCCGACACGCTCGAACGGACGGTGGTCAACACCATCGAATCGGGCGCCATGACGAAGGACCTTGCCCTGCTCGTCGGTCCCGATCAGCCGTGGCTGTCGACGACGGGCTTCCTCGACAAGATCGACACGAATTTGCAGAAGGCGATGGGCTGA
- a CDS encoding RNA methyltransferase, protein MSGESGAKTPQVPGPAIILVEPQLGENIGMVARAMANFGLSDLRLVAPRDGWPNEKARAAASRADHVIDAVRVYDNVADAVAELRFVLATTARTREIPKEVLGPREAAAALREHESLGQETGLLFGRERWGLVNEEIAYADKIVTFPVNPSFASLNLAQSVLLMSYEWLQSGLGEGELPTRAGLPELDEMPAPKAELVGLMEHLESALEPTGYYRTEEKRPVMVRNLRAMLQRPGFTTTEIRALRGVVAALEGRKTKRDIARAAGEEDE, encoded by the coding sequence GTGAGCGGCGAGAGCGGGGCAAAAACCCCTCAAGTCCCTGGGCCTGCAATCATCCTCGTCGAGCCGCAACTTGGCGAGAATATCGGCATGGTCGCCCGGGCAATGGCGAATTTCGGTCTGTCCGATCTGCGTCTCGTTGCGCCACGTGACGGCTGGCCGAACGAAAAGGCGCGCGCCGCGGCAAGCCGGGCCGATCATGTGATCGACGCGGTCCGGGTCTATGACAATGTCGCGGATGCGGTCGCAGAGCTTCGCTTCGTGCTCGCGACCACAGCCCGCACGCGCGAGATTCCGAAGGAGGTTCTGGGTCCGCGCGAGGCGGCGGCTGCCTTGCGCGAACACGAAAGCCTCGGTCAGGAGACCGGCCTCTTGTTCGGTCGCGAGCGCTGGGGGCTCGTCAACGAAGAGATCGCCTATGCCGACAAGATCGTGACGTTTCCCGTCAATCCGAGTTTCGCTTCCCTCAATCTGGCGCAATCCGTGCTTCTGATGAGCTACGAATGGCTGCAATCCGGCCTCGGTGAGGGCGAGCTTCCGACGCGGGCGGGGCTTCCGGAGCTCGATGAGATGCCGGCGCCGAAAGCGGAACTGGTCGGTTTGATGGAGCATCTGGAGAGCGCGCTCGAGCCGACGGGCTATTATCGCACCGAAGAAAAGCGCCCCGTGATGGTGCGCAATCTGCGAGCCATGCTGCAGAGGCCGGGGTTTACGACCACGGAAATCCGTGCGTTGCGCGGCGTGGTGGCCGCGCTCGAGGGCCGCAAAACGAAACGCGATATCGCGAGAGCGGCCGGCGAAGAGGATGAGTGA
- the murI gene encoding glutamate racemase has product MHDAGPVLVFDSGLGGLSVVRAISQQLPRIRLVYVADDAAFPYGDWEDDQLRTHIVELMGRLIAQYRPTAVVIACNTASTLVLPALRARYEIPFVGTVPAIKPAAEQTKTGIIAVLATPGTMRRDYTRDLIRKFASLVHVRLVGAPLLAAFAEARMRGEAIDERSLAEQIEPCFVEIEGRRTDMVVLACTHYPFLADLFDRHAPWPVCFIDPAPAIARRLASVLEDRRVDGGRGSAAFTSGRPVPAPVLEILRQYRLAAA; this is encoded by the coding sequence ATGCATGACGCCGGCCCGGTGCTGGTGTTCGATTCCGGCCTCGGCGGACTTTCCGTCGTTCGGGCGATCAGCCAACAATTACCTCGCATCCGTCTCGTCTATGTGGCCGACGATGCAGCCTTTCCCTACGGGGATTGGGAAGACGACCAGCTGCGCACGCATATCGTCGAGCTGATGGGGCGCCTCATCGCCCAGTATCGCCCGACGGCGGTCGTCATTGCCTGCAACACGGCGTCGACGCTCGTTCTGCCGGCGCTGCGGGCCCGATACGAGATTCCCTTCGTCGGCACGGTCCCGGCGATCAAGCCGGCTGCCGAACAGACCAAGACCGGGATCATCGCCGTTCTTGCGACACCCGGCACCATGCGGCGCGATTATACGCGTGATCTCATCCGAAAGTTCGCCTCGCTCGTTCATGTGCGGCTCGTCGGCGCGCCGTTGCTGGCGGCGTTCGCCGAAGCGCGGATGCGCGGCGAAGCGATCGACGAGAGGTCGCTCGCAGAGCAGATCGAACCGTGCTTTGTGGAGATCGAAGGGCGGCGTACCGATATGGTGGTGCTCGCCTGCACGCATTATCCGTTCCTGGCCGATTTATTCGACAGGCATGCACCATGGCCGGTGTGTTTCATCGATCCCGCACCAGCCATTGCGCGTCGGCTGGCGAGTGTTCTGGAAGATCGCCGCGTGGATGGAGGGCGGGGGAGTGCCGCATTTACGAGCGGCCGGCCAGTACCTGCGCCGGTATTGGAGATCCTGCGGCAGTATCGGCTGGCTGCAGCTTAA
- a CDS encoding esterase-like activity of phytase family protein, with protein sequence MRTFLLAATASAALLSHANAQEKAFPAKLEAHAVLPAATFVEPPKDAPASLATSAKFTSSDFHRAGDAKVAGKDGTRLTGLNMPFDGQPIQGFSGIKKMDDGTFWSLSDNGFGSKINSADAALMIHHLSFDWDANKVNRLDTVFLSDPNEVAPFPIVNEGSESRYLTGADFDVESIQPVEDGFWIGEEFGPYLLKFNKDGELETLVETKIGDKPVTSPDNPFLRLPGNPATEMPAFNLKRSGGYEGLASSPDKSKLYGLLEGPVYVDGEVEKVDGHPALRIIEFDVAKGEWTGRSWLYPLAEGGEAIGDFNMIDDTHGLVIERDNGAGSADEACDDPKSTATDCFANPARLKRIYKIEMTDEMEGGPVRKIGYIDLLKIDDTDGKKVQGGGEGFYDMPFVTIENVDVVDPTHIVVGNDNNLPFSAGRSLDKADDNEFVLLDVGDFLKAE encoded by the coding sequence ATGCGCACATTCCTTCTGGCGGCAACCGCTTCCGCCGCTCTTCTGAGCCACGCGAACGCGCAGGAGAAGGCGTTCCCGGCGAAGCTCGAAGCGCATGCCGTGCTGCCGGCAGCCACTTTCGTCGAGCCGCCGAAGGACGCTCCGGCGAGCCTCGCCACCTCCGCAAAGTTCACCTCCTCCGATTTCCATCGCGCCGGCGACGCAAAGGTCGCGGGCAAAGACGGTACACGTCTGACCGGCCTCAACATGCCGTTCGACGGCCAGCCGATCCAGGGTTTCTCCGGCATCAAGAAAATGGACGACGGCACCTTCTGGTCGCTCTCCGACAACGGTTTCGGCTCCAAGATCAATTCGGCCGATGCGGCCTTGATGATCCATCATCTGTCGTTCGACTGGGACGCGAACAAGGTGAACCGGCTCGACACCGTTTTCCTGTCCGATCCGAACGAGGTGGCACCCTTCCCGATCGTCAACGAAGGCTCGGAAAGCCGCTATCTGACCGGTGCCGATTTCGACGTCGAATCGATCCAGCCGGTCGAAGATGGCTTCTGGATCGGCGAGGAATTCGGGCCCTATCTCCTCAAATTCAACAAGGACGGAGAGCTCGAGACACTCGTCGAGACGAAAATCGGCGACAAACCGGTCACCTCGCCCGACAATCCCTTCCTGCGCCTGCCTGGCAATCCGGCGACCGAAATGCCCGCCTTCAATCTGAAGCGCTCCGGCGGTTACGAAGGTCTCGCCTCCTCCCCCGACAAGTCGAAGCTCTACGGTCTGCTGGAAGGTCCGGTCTATGTCGACGGCGAAGTCGAAAAGGTCGACGGCCATCCGGCATTGCGCATCATCGAATTCGATGTGGCGAAGGGCGAATGGACCGGCCGCTCCTGGCTCTATCCGCTCGCCGAGGGCGGCGAGGCGATCGGCGACTTCAACATGATCGACGACACGCACGGCCTCGTCATCGAGCGCGACAATGGCGCCGGCTCAGCCGACGAGGCCTGTGACGACCCGAAGTCGACGGCAACCGACTGCTTCGCCAATCCGGCCAGGCTGAAGCGCATCTACAAGATCGAGATGACCGACGAGATGGAAGGCGGGCCTGTCCGCAAGATCGGCTACATCGACCTTCTCAAGATCGACGACACCGACGGCAAGAAGGTGCAGGGCGGCGGCGAAGGCTTTTACGACATGCCTTTCGTGACGATCGAGAACGTGGATGTGGTCGACCCGACGCATATCGTCGTCGGCAACGACAACAACCTGCCCTTCTCGGCAGGCCGGTCCCTCGACAAGGCCGACGACAACGAATTCGTGCTCCTGGACGTCGGCGACTTCCTCAAAGCCGAATAG
- the rpsD gene encoding 30S ribosomal protein S4, which translates to MSKRQSAKYKLDRRMGENIWGRPKSPVNKREYGPGQHGQRRKSKLSDFGVQLRAKQKLKGYYGEIREKQFRKIYDEAARLKGDTSEKLIGLLESRLDAIVYRAKFVATVFAARQFVNHGHVRVNGQKVNIPSYRCKPGDVIEVRERSKQIAVVLEATDLAERDVPDYIDADHNKMTATFTRVPAFSEVPYPVTMEPNLVVEFYSRQ; encoded by the coding sequence ATGAGCAAGCGCCAGAGCGCCAAGTACAAACTTGATCGCCGCATGGGCGAAAATATCTGGGGTCGCCCGAAGAGCCCGGTCAACAAGCGTGAATATGGCCCGGGCCAGCACGGTCAGCGTCGCAAGTCGAAGCTTTCGGACTTCGGTGTGCAGCTGCGCGCCAAGCAGAAGCTGAAGGGCTATTACGGCGAGATCCGTGAAAAGCAGTTCCGCAAGATTTACGACGAGGCCGCGCGCCTGAAGGGCGACACCTCGGAGAAGCTGATCGGCCTGCTGGAGAGCCGTCTCGACGCAATCGTCTACCGCGCGAAGTTCGTGGCGACGGTCTTTGCGGCACGGCAGTTCGTCAATCACGGTCATGTCCGCGTCAACGGCCAGAAGGTCAACATCCCGAGCTATCGCTGCAAGCCTGGCGACGTGATCGAAGTGCGCGAGCGCTCCAAGCAGATCGCCGTCGTGCTCGAGGCGACCGATCTCGCCGAGCGTGACGTGCCGGATTACATCGATGCCGACCACAACAAGATGACGGCCACCTTCACCCGCGTGCCGGCCTTCTCCGAAGTGCCGTATCCGGTGACGATGGAGCCGAACCTCGTGGTCGAGTTCTATTCGCGCCAGTAA
- the ttcA gene encoding tRNA 2-thiocytidine(32) synthetase TtcA, translated as MSDVLDDIDDVLDGAVPQPEPEEASEATHPLFRHAPGSVAFKKLRKRLLREVRETLSTYGMVEEGARWLVCLSGGKDSHALLAVLLDLKWRGLLPVDLLACNLDQAQPGFPAEILPDYFKRHGIPYRIERRDTYSVVTEKIAPGQTMCALCSRLRRGHLYRIAREEGCQAVVLGHHREDALETFVMNMLNGGRLSSMPPKLKNDAGDLLVLRPLIRSAEADLERFAAGLEAPIIPCNLCGSQDGLERQRVKDILAEWERERPGTKANMLRALAHLRPSHLHDPTRFDFGAL; from the coding sequence ATGAGCGACGTTCTGGACGACATCGACGACGTGCTGGACGGGGCCGTGCCTCAGCCCGAGCCCGAGGAAGCTTCGGAAGCGACCCATCCGCTGTTCCGCCATGCGCCGGGCAGTGTCGCCTTCAAGAAGCTGCGCAAAAGGCTCCTGCGCGAAGTGCGCGAGACGTTGTCGACCTACGGGATGGTCGAAGAGGGCGCCCGGTGGCTCGTCTGCCTCTCCGGCGGCAAGGATTCGCACGCGCTCCTTGCCGTGCTTCTCGACCTCAAATGGCGGGGCCTCTTGCCGGTCGATCTGCTTGCCTGCAATCTCGATCAGGCCCAGCCGGGCTTCCCGGCCGAGATCCTGCCCGACTATTTCAAGCGACACGGCATTCCCTACAGGATCGAGCGGCGCGACACCTATTCGGTCGTGACGGAGAAGATCGCGCCGGGGCAGACGATGTGTGCGCTGTGCTCACGCCTCAGACGCGGTCATCTTTACCGGATCGCGCGCGAGGAAGGCTGTCAGGCCGTCGTTCTCGGCCATCACCGGGAAGACGCGCTCGAGACCTTTGTCATGAACATGCTGAACGGCGGCCGGCTTTCCTCGATGCCACCGAAGCTCAAGAACGACGCGGGCGATCTCCTGGTGCTGCGGCCGCTCATTCGCTCGGCCGAGGCGGATCTGGAGCGTTTCGCTGCAGGCCTCGAAGCCCCGATCATCCCGTGCAATCTCTGCGGATCGCAGGACGGGCTGGAGCGCCAGCGGGTGAAAGACATCCTGGCAGAATGGGAGCGCGAGCGGCCCGGCACCAAGGCAAACATGCTGCGAGCGCTCGCGCATCTGCGTCCCTCGCATCTGCACGATCCGACCCGCTTCGATTTCGGCGCTTTGTAG
- a CDS encoding multidrug effflux MFS transporter yields MPSSTPAASRLTIPYVEFVALAASMMALNAMAIDIILPALDNIAGSFSIEDQNSRQFVVTAFVVGFGIAQLVFGPLADRFGRRPILLAGLVIYVVGGTASALAPDFGILLACRTVQGMGAAATRVVAISVVRDTFGGRQMASLMSLVMMVFMAVPIFAPTLGQLVLFVASWHWILFFTAIFGAIVLLWSGMRLPETLADENRRPLNGRKVIEAFRIVLTNRQAFGYAFATALAFGGLFSYLNSSQQIFVEVFGLGPWFPVAFSGSAVLIAGASFANSRLVGRFGMRRLAHTALISFCALSFVTAILSVIYAGPMPFWLFFPLISAAFFFFGFVGTNFNALAMEPLGHVAGTASSVLGFMQTFGGGFFGAFVGYLYDGSVTPFAFGLTILSGLAIATVLVAEHGVLFRQRYS; encoded by the coding sequence ATGCCATCCTCCACGCCTGCCGCCTCCCGGCTGACAATCCCCTATGTCGAGTTCGTCGCCCTCGCCGCCTCGATGATGGCGCTCAATGCCATGGCGATCGACATCATTCTGCCGGCCCTCGACAACATCGCAGGCAGCTTTTCGATCGAGGATCAGAACTCCCGGCAATTCGTCGTCACGGCGTTCGTGGTGGGCTTTGGCATCGCCCAGCTCGTCTTCGGTCCACTGGCCGACCGCTTCGGCCGCCGTCCGATCCTGCTCGCGGGCCTCGTGATTTATGTCGTCGGGGGCACGGCCTCGGCCCTCGCGCCCGATTTCGGCATTCTTCTCGCCTGCCGGACGGTGCAGGGAATGGGCGCAGCTGCAACCCGCGTCGTTGCAATCTCAGTCGTGCGCGACACCTTCGGCGGACGGCAGATGGCGAGCCTCATGTCGCTCGTCATGATGGTCTTCATGGCCGTGCCGATCTTTGCGCCGACCCTCGGCCAGCTCGTGCTCTTCGTCGCAAGCTGGCACTGGATCTTGTTCTTCACGGCAATCTTCGGCGCCATCGTCCTGCTGTGGTCTGGAATGCGCCTGCCCGAAACGCTTGCCGACGAGAACCGCCGCCCTCTCAACGGACGCAAGGTCATCGAGGCCTTCCGCATCGTGCTCACCAACCGGCAGGCCTTCGGCTACGCCTTTGCCACGGCTCTCGCCTTCGGGGGTCTGTTCTCGTACCTCAATTCATCGCAACAGATCTTTGTCGAGGTCTTTGGCCTAGGCCCCTGGTTTCCCGTGGCTTTCTCCGGCAGCGCCGTTCTGATCGCGGGCGCCTCTTTCGCCAATTCCCGCCTTGTCGGCCGTTTCGGCATGCGCCGCCTCGCTCACACGGCGCTGATCAGCTTCTGCGCCTTGAGCTTCGTCACGGCCATCCTGTCGGTCATTTATGCTGGCCCGATGCCGTTCTGGCTGTTTTTTCCGCTGATCAGCGCAGCCTTCTTTTTCTTCGGCTTCGTCGGCACCAATTTCAACGCGCTCGCCATGGAGCCGCTCGGCCATGTCGCCGGAACGGCCTCCTCCGTGCTCGGCTTCATGCAGACCTTCGGCGGCGGCTTTTTCGGGGCGTTCGTGGGCTACCTTTACGATGGCAGCGTCACGCCCTTCGCCTTCGGTCTCACCATTCTTTCCGGTTTGGCGATCGCGACCGTGCTCGTCGCTGAACACGGCGTTCTGTTTCGCCAGCGCTATTCGTAA
- the grxD gene encoding Grx4 family monothiol glutaredoxin, producing MSAINEWIDSQVKSNDVVLFMKGTPTFPQCGFSGQTVQILDYLGVAYQGVNVLESDDLRQGIKDYTNWPTIPQLYVKGEFVGGADIIREMFQAGELQNLMEEKGVAKAA from the coding sequence ATGTCAGCGATCAACGAATGGATCGATAGCCAGGTGAAGTCCAACGATGTCGTCTTGTTCATGAAAGGCACGCCGACCTTTCCGCAATGCGGCTTCTCGGGCCAGACCGTTCAGATCCTCGATTATCTCGGCGTCGCCTATCAGGGCGTCAATGTCCTGGAATCCGACGATCTGCGCCAGGGGATCAAGGACTACACCAACTGGCCGACCATCCCGCAGCTTTACGTGAAGGGCGAGTTCGTCGGTGGCGCCGATATCATCCGCGAGATGTTCCAGGCGGGCGAGCTGCAGAACCTGATGGAAGAAAAAGGCGTCGCCAAAGCGGCGTAA
- a CDS encoding BolA family protein: MPMNAGEIERLIREAFPDASVTIRDLAGDGDHFAAEVVSESFRGKSRVQQHQMVYEALKGDMGGKLHALALQTSIPE; this comes from the coding sequence ATGCCGATGAATGCAGGGGAGATCGAGCGTCTGATACGCGAAGCATTTCCCGATGCGAGTGTGACGATCAGGGATCTTGCCGGCGACGGCGACCATTTCGCCGCAGAGGTTGTATCCGAAAGCTTTCGCGGCAAGAGCCGCGTGCAGCAGCATCAGATGGTCTATGAGGCGCTCAAGGGAGACATGGGTGGCAAATTGCACGCCCTCGCCCTGCAGACCAGCATCCCGGAATAA